The Desulfobacterales bacterium genomic sequence GCGTTATGTGAAAAACGGGGGGGCAGATCCTTACCCGGATCTGTTAATGCTGGACGGGGGAAAGGGCCAGCTGAATATTGCGGTATCCGTTTTCAGAGAACTGGCGGATAAACAGCCGATAGATATAATCAGTATTGCCAAAAAAGACGAGGAAAAAGGAGAATTGCAGGACAAGATTTATAAACCGGGACGGGCAAACGCGATAAACTTTGGCAAGGATGTGGACCTGCTGTTTTTTCTGCAGACAATCCGGGATGAGGCACATCGTTTCGCGATTACATTTCACCGGAAACGACGTACAGACACCGCGCTTCGTTCTGCACTGGACAGCATCCCGGGAATCGGAGAAAAGAGAAAAAAGGTTCTTTTAAAACATTATGGGGGCATTGAAAACATCCGGGCAGCGGCCCTTGAGGAACTGAGCGCGCTGCCCGGGATGAATCGTAACGTTGCCGAATCAGTTTTAAATGCGCTTAAAGACTGATCCTGAGCACTGATTTATTAAAGTTTTTTCATCGCGTCGACCAGCTCTTTAACAGCGCCGGCTGATTTTTTCAAAGCAGCAGATTCAGAATCTGTCAGATTGATCTCGATGATTTGTTCAACACCGTTTGCACCCAGCTTAACGGGAACGCCGACAAACAGGTTATTGATGCCGTATTCGCCTTCCAGATAGGTAGCGCATGGGACAATTCTCTTTTTGTCTTTCAGGATGGACTCTGCCATGGTTACGGCACCGGATGCGGTTGCATAGAATGCGCTGCCGGTCTTGAGAAGTTTAACAACCTCAGCGCCACCGTTTGCGGTTCTGGTGCAAAGAGCGGCAATTTTTTCTTCAGACATCAGTTCGGTAATCGGAATTCCGGCTACGGTGCAGAAGCGCGGCAGCGGAACCATGGTATCGCCATGTCCACCGAGAACAAATGCATTGATGTTTTCAACGGATACATTCAGCTCTTCGGCAATAAAGAATCTTAAACGGGCTGAATCCAGTGCGCCAGCCATACCCATTACCCTGTTCTTGGGAAATCCGCTGGTTTCATATGCCACATGGCACATCGCATCCAGAGGGTTGGCGACGACAATAATGATGGCATTCGGTGACAGAGGCGCAACCTTGCTGACCACGTCTTTCATGATCTTGGAGTTGATTCCCAGCAGATCATCACGGCTCATACCGGGTTTTCTCGGAACACCGGATGTAATAATAATGATATCTGATCCGGCAGTTGGCCCATAACCGGTGGATGAACCGGTTACATGCGCATCATGCAGTTCGATCGGCGCCGCTTCATTCAGATCCAGCGCCTTTCCTTCGGGAAGACCATCAATAATGTCAACCAGCACAACATCACATAATTCTTTTTCAGCCAGTCTCTGAGCACAAGTACCACCAACCATGCCGGCACCGATTACGCTAACTTTTTTGTCCATTGTAATCTCCTTATAGTTTGAGGTTAACATAAAACACTATTTTTATATTTCGATGGGGGGTATTAACTTAAAAGTGATATCATAATTACATTGAATGTCAATATATTTATGACTTGCCCGTATTGACAAAAGTTAGACTTTCTGTTCGGATTTAAGTCGGTCAGCAATGGCAACATGAAAAGCACATTCAGGGTTTTAAAAATTTAAAATTTCTCACAATGCGTAAATTATGAGGGTTTACAGTTTGGATTCTGACGCTGTGTACAATTATGTGGGATAATAAGAATCAAGATTTACGGCGATCACATCACAGAATTTTCTTTTCCATATACGAGATAAATACAGTTAAATTAATTGCTTTTCATCACTTTTTGCGATCAATTTAAGATTGACGAACTCGTAAAAGTTCAAGCTCAAGACGGCAAGTAAAAAGTTCAAGCTCAAGACATCGCAAATTTCTTGAACTGAGACGCACATGGACTTTTAAGACGCCGTCAATATTCGGCATTGATACAGACAATCAGCAGTATGAAAGGCGCTTTCATGGATTTAAAACTTCAGATAAACTCATTCTTAAAAGAAGCAAATATATATAAAAAACATGGTCTTTTTGATGAAGCCGGGGAAGCATATAACCAGGTGTTCTCGTTGATTAAAAAACAGACGCATCTAAAAAACAAGCAGGAGCTGCTGGATAAAGTCAGTTTGAAACTGAACGAACTTGAAGAGGAGCAGCGGAAAATCCGATCGGCTGAATCACACAAAATTTTATCGGAACAGGTTCAAAATCTGATTAAAGATAAATTCGCTTTTTCCAGCGATAAGGACATGGCTGAACTTGAAGGAGGAATCGCTCTGGCCAGATTCGGTCAGTATGAACGGGCAATAGAGGAATTCCAAAAATTATTGACGAAAGCAGCGCATCGAAATGAAGCTGCCAAAAACATTCTGAGATGTCATTTAACCTATGCATCGGCAGATGAGGCCGTTCAGCAATACCTGAGGTGGATCGAAAGTGATTTGTTTGAACCCGGTCAACTGGAACCCATTCGTACGTTTCTTCAGAAAATGCTCGATACCCGGAACCTCGAGGTCTTTCTGCCACATGCCGGGCCAGCAGAAGGTGTTCAGCAGCCGGAATTTGAGGCCGGCGAGGAGGCCGACGACGAACCCATTGATATAACATCAATTTCAATTTCATTTAACAATGGCTCATTAAAGGGAAAAAACGTTGACCTTGATATTTCTTTTCAAACAGGTGATATCATCAGCTTTATTGTCACAAGTGACCAGACAGAATTACTGAAAAATTTACAACCGGGTGAGCGGATGGAATCTGTCAAGTTTTATTCCCCGATTGCCATTTTTACCGGGAAAGCGGTTGTCTTCACCAAAAAAAGGATAGAATACGGACCGAGGCAGGGGCATTATAGTCTGGACTTAAAACTGACAAATGAATAATATGAAAATATTTAATCAGGACAAAGACCAGAGGGCTGATTGTTTTGAGTTTAAAATGTCCGGACGGGACTTGAAAAGCAAAGCGCAATCGTTTAGTAACGATAAAATGATCATTGTTTAACAAGGCGCTGATAATTCAAAACTTGTTCAAAAACACGACGCCGTTGGGCGTATCAAGCGTACTCCACAAGTTCAACCGGAATTACCCTGAGGCAGAGCGTGCATGGCAGTATTCAATGTTAAAAAAAGAGAGATAGAGTGTAAAATCGTCTATTATGGTCCGGGCCGGTGCGGGAAAACAACCAATCTGGAATACATTCATCGAACCTACAAAAAACAGATTTCCGCTGACATGGTCTCGATCAATACGGAGGGTGACCGTACCCTGTATTTTGATTTTCTGCCCATGGGACTGGGTAAAATCAATGGCTGTGAGGTTCGGGTTCAATTGTATACCGTACCGGGACAGACCCGGTACAGCTCAACCCGAAAACTGGTTCTTCAGGGGGTTGACGGAATTGTTTTTGTTGCCGATTCGCTTCAGGCCAGAAGAAAAAAAAACATGCTGTCGCTGATGGATCTGAATGATAATCTAAAAGCATACAATCTCAGCATATTTAAAATCCCCCTTGTCATGCAGTACAATAAAAGAGATCTGGCAACCAGTGGACTGCCCTTATTGCCAATCGAACAGTTGGATCATGATCTGAACCGGCAGCTGAAAGCCCCGTTTTGTCCGGCCAGCGCAGTAAACGGAGAAGGGGTGGGAGTGACGCTGAAACAATGTCTGCAGCTGACGCTTAAATCACTGCACAGGCAGTTGAACTGGGGAGCAAAAAATTAACTTATGAACGACGCCGTTTTAAAAGGAGACCTTCAATTTGTCAGCCTGCCGGATGTTTTGCAATTGCTGGGCTCAAACTGCGCTACAGGTTCATTGCACATCAGCTGTAAATATGCGCAAAGCGCTGCTGTGATCTATTTTGATAAAGGCACGCCCATACAGGCGGTATCGGGGGAATTGACTGATCTGGAAGCCATATATTCTCTTTTTGCCTGGAGTGAAGGCGTTTTCGAGTTCAGGCAACCGCATATCTACCGAAATCATACACCCATGGACCGGCGGATTCAAAAAAATCCGATGGAAATCATACTCGAAGGGTTACGGTTGCTTGATGACGGGCATATCCAACCGCTAAAACCGGTAACGATTGAACATGTATCGGAGGAAGCCGGAGGCATTCTCACCGAATTGCCCGTTATCCAGGGAACCCCTGTGGAATACATGGATATCGTCGCTGAAGATATGTTCCATGATGGGGACAAAATCGTCAGTGAGGGCAAACACGGTAACTGGATATGGGTGATCCTGGAAGGTCAGGTTGATATTGTCAAAGAGATGCCCCACGGCCATGTGAGCATTGTACGGGTGGGACCCGGCGGTTTTATCGGCAGTCTTTTATCATTTCTGTTTGAGGGCAATATTCGCAGCGCCACAGTGATTGCACGGGGAGACGTGCAATTGGGGGTATTGAATTCACAGCGTCTGTGCAGCGAATACGCCCTGATGTCAGCAGAATTAAAGCGCCTGCTGATCAGCATTGACCGAAGATTACGACAGATTACAAATAAAGTGGTCGAGATCCGGAACAATCCCGTTGTATCCGATGCGGTTAATGCCAAATTAAGCCTTCTATGGAAACAGGGAAGGGCGCGGAATGAATTATATGAAATTTTAAACGGCAGTGCTTTTGCGGTCCATACCGCAGGCAACGATCACCGGATTCTGTGCGAACTGCATCAGGGAGATTTTTTCGGTTCAACAGGCTTTATCGATATTGGCCAGGGACCGGATATGGCGTCGATACTGGCTACAAAAGAATTAAAAGTGCGGCAGGTGGATTCGGATATGCTCCGGGACGAACTGGAACGCCTCTCACCCACATTTCAGAACCTCGTCCACCACATATCGCTATGCATTTCGATTACCTCCATGCTGGCATGCGGATGTTCAATCCCGGCTCATTGCCGGAAAGCCCGTTTTCAATGAAAGATCGTTCAGTGGAAATGCCGGCCATTTCAACTGAACGATTAAGCGGAGAAATAACCAAACGATAAAGGAATCATACAGATGAAAAAAGCGGTAATTGAAACGAATTTTAAGAATCTGCCTCTTCTGAAAAAAGGTAAGGTCCGGGACATATATGACCTGGGCGACAGTCTGTTAATAGTGGCAACGGACCGAATGTCGGCATTTGATGTCATCATGCCGGATGCCGTTCCGGATAAGGGTAAAATACTGACGCAGATTTCTCTTTACTGGTTTGACATTATGAAACCGGTGATTGCCAATCACATCATTTCCAGTGTGGTCGAGGACTATCCTGAAATCTGCAGACCGTATGCCGATACGCTCCGGGGGCGAAGCATGCGGGTCAAAAAGGCAGCGCCTGTCCTGATTGAATGCGTGGTCCGGGGGTACCTGTCCGGGTCCGGATGGATATCATATCAGCAGTCCGGAGCCGTTTGCGGCATTAAACTGCCGGAAGGGCTCAGAGAATCCGACAAACTGCCGGAACCGATCTTCACCCCGTCAACCAAGGAAGCGGTCGGCGAGCATGATGTCAATATCGATTTTGAAACCGCAGTCGAGATTATCGGCAGCGATCTGGCAGAACAACTCAAAGCCCTCAGCATAGACATCTATAAAAAAGGTGCTGAGTTACTCGAACAAAAGGGCATTATTCTTGCCGATACAAAGTTTGAATTTGGTATTGTGGACAATCAGCTCATTCTTATCGATGAAGTTCTGACACCGGATTCTTCCCGATTCTGGCCCCGGGATAGCTACGCGCCCGGCAGATCGCAGCAAAGCTTTGACAAACAATACCTGAGGGATTATCTGCTATCCATAAAATGGAATAAACAGCCACCGGCACCGAACCTTCCCGAAGATGTCCTTAAAAATACCCGGCAAAAATATATGGATGTCCTTAAAATGCTGACCGGATCTGACGATGAAATATAATAAACAAACCGTAGCCTTATCTTCGGTACACAGGGAAGATTCAACCTGGCATATTACGACCGAGACGGAAGTAAAGGATCTGATCCCATCCATTTCGGGTATCGGTCTTCTGAACGTGCCTTTTTTGATGGCGTGTCAGCCATCCGGTTATGTGGTGATATCGGGTTTTCGACGGATCGAGGCCTGCCGGCAATTGGGCTGGACGCGGATTGAAGCCAATCTGGTTGAACCGGAAACATCCCCGCTGACCTGCGCAAAGCTGGCCATAACCGACAATTCGTTTCAACGGCCCTTGAATCTCATCGAACAGTCCCGTGCCTGTCATCTGCTTTGCCGGCATATCCGGGGGGCTGAGCAGATGGCAGAGACCGCCCGCAGTCTGAATTTGCCGGTTGCCTTATCCCTGATTAAAAAAATTGAGCCGTTATGCCAACTTCCCCCGGCAATTCAAGACGGAATACTTTCCGATACCATATCGATGCCGGTTGCCGTTGAGCTGGGCTCTCTGGAAACGGATGCGGCCGAATGCATTGCGCAACTGTTCAATGAGTTAAAAATCAGCCTCAGTAAACAAAGGCAGGTGCTCTCCATGGTAACCGAAATCGCTGCCCGTGAGAAAATATCGATCCTGGATGTGATCAACGACCCGCAATTTCAATCCATTTTGTCAGATGACGATCCCGATCGAACTCAAAAGGCTTCTCACCTCCTGTTTTTCCTGAAAAAACGACGCTACCCGGAAATTACGCGCGTTGAAAATGAATTTAAAAAAAATATTCATCAATTAAAACTCGGGAACCAGATCAAGCTCATTCCGCCTCCACATTTTGAAGGTTCCACATATACATTAAGCCTGCAATTCAGCAGCCTGGCCGAATTGCAGGAACGGAACGAAAGCCTGGTTCAAATGATCAACCATCCGATATTAAAAAATATTCTGCCTCCGGGTAATTACTGATACCGTCAAAACGGATAACCGTAGCAAGGGCTTGATCATAACTGCGGCCATATTCTGCTGTGCGTAGCCTCGGAGTCCCGCCCATTGCCGGCGTACGACATGACGCGATCCGGAGAAACCGGCAATGGGCGGGACGGACCCCGTGACATTGTGGCCGCAGTTATGATCAAGCCCCCGTAGCAAGCTTATCCAACGCTCAAGCCGGAAAATTTTACTTGACTTGTCCAAATATTTATTTTAGTTTAAAAAAATCCAACTTAAATTCATGGTCATGAATTTAAGTTGGATTTATTTCTAAATAAGGCACTCACATGCCATTTTATTTGTCATTTTTCATTTGGCTTTCCTGGCAAATCGTCATGGGCTGATACAAACAGGTTCCGCTACAAGAGATTACCCCTCAGCGGGAACCACACTGTTTCGTATAAAATACGTTCAAAATATCCTGCTCACTATACCAACGATATCCGGTTCATCAGCGTTTTGCAGTAAAACGTAGCATTTTAGATTATGCGTTTATATTTTTAATACGTTGTTGTCTATGTTTAACCATATTCAAAAAAGGAATCTGACCTATGGCTATTATCGAAAAAAATGGAAAATTTTATCCCGGGGAAGAATTTTCACAAAACGCCTGGGTAAAATCTTTTGAAGAATATCAGAAAATCTACAGTAAATCTATTGAAGAACCTGATGAATTCTGGGGCGGCATAGCCAATGAGCTGTTCTGGTTCAAAAAGCCCGAAACCATTCTGGACTACAACTTTGATATTAAAAAAGGCCGGGTGTTTCATGAATGGTTTAAAGGCGGTTATACCAATATGTGTTATAATTGCCTGGATCGTCATCTCGATACGCCCAATCGGAATAAAGCGGCTATCATCTGGCAGGGAGAAGCGGATGATGCGGTAAAGGTACTGACCTATCAGATGCTGCACAGGGAAGTATGCCGATTTGCCAATGTGCTCAAGAAAAAGGGATTGAAAAAAGGCGACCGGGTAACATTATATCTTCCCATGGTCTGGCAGCTTCCGGTTGCCATGCTCGCGTGCGCAAGACTGGGTGTCATTCACAGCGTCGTTTTTGGCGGGTTTTCAGCCGATGCCCTCATGCACCGC encodes the following:
- a CDS encoding ParB/RepB/Spo0J family partition protein, translated to MKYNKQTVALSSVHREDSTWHITTETEVKDLIPSISGIGLLNVPFLMACQPSGYVVISGFRRIEACRQLGWTRIEANLVEPETSPLTCAKLAITDNSFQRPLNLIEQSRACHLLCRHIRGAEQMAETARSLNLPVALSLIKKIEPLCQLPPAIQDGILSDTISMPVAVELGSLETDAAECIAQLFNELKISLSKQRQVLSMVTEIAAREKISILDVINDPQFQSILSDDDPDRTQKASHLLFFLKKRRYPEITRVENEFKKNIHQLKLGNQIKLIPPPHFEGSTYTLSLQFSSLAELQERNESLVQMINHPILKNILPPGNY
- a CDS encoding phosphoribosylaminoimidazolesuccinocarboxamide synthase produces the protein MKKAVIETNFKNLPLLKKGKVRDIYDLGDSLLIVATDRMSAFDVIMPDAVPDKGKILTQISLYWFDIMKPVIANHIISSVVEDYPEICRPYADTLRGRSMRVKKAAPVLIECVVRGYLSGSGWISYQQSGAVCGIKLPEGLRESDKLPEPIFTPSTKEAVGEHDVNIDFETAVEIIGSDLAEQLKALSIDIYKKGAELLEQKGIILADTKFEFGIVDNQLILIDEVLTPDSSRFWPRDSYAPGRSQQSFDKQYLRDYLLSIKWNKQPPAPNLPEDVLKNTRQKYMDVLKMLTGSDDEI
- a CDS encoding cyclic nucleotide-binding domain-containing protein, with amino-acid sequence MNDAVLKGDLQFVSLPDVLQLLGSNCATGSLHISCKYAQSAAVIYFDKGTPIQAVSGELTDLEAIYSLFAWSEGVFEFRQPHIYRNHTPMDRRIQKNPMEIILEGLRLLDDGHIQPLKPVTIEHVSEEAGGILTELPVIQGTPVEYMDIVAEDMFHDGDKIVSEGKHGNWIWVILEGQVDIVKEMPHGHVSIVRVGPGGFIGSLLSFLFEGNIRSATVIARGDVQLGVLNSQRLCSEYALMSAELKRLLISIDRRLRQITNKVVEIRNNPVVSDAVNAKLSLLWKQGRARNELYEILNGSAFAVHTAGNDHRILCELHQGDFFGSTGFIDIGQGPDMASILATKELKVRQVDSDMLRDELERLSPTFQNLVHHISLCISITSMLACGCSIPAHCRKARFQ
- a CDS encoding GTPase domain-containing protein, giving the protein MAVFNVKKREIECKIVYYGPGRCGKTTNLEYIHRTYKKQISADMVSINTEGDRTLYFDFLPMGLGKINGCEVRVQLYTVPGQTRYSSTRKLVLQGVDGIVFVADSLQARRKKNMLSLMDLNDNLKAYNLSIFKIPLVMQYNKRDLATSGLPLLPIEQLDHDLNRQLKAPFCPASAVNGEGVGVTLKQCLQLTLKSLHRQLNWGAKN
- the mdh gene encoding malate dehydrogenase, which produces MDKKVSVIGAGMVGGTCAQRLAEKELCDVVLVDIIDGLPEGKALDLNEAAPIELHDAHVTGSSTGYGPTAGSDIIIITSGVPRKPGMSRDDLLGINSKIMKDVVSKVAPLSPNAIIIVVANPLDAMCHVAYETSGFPKNRVMGMAGALDSARLRFFIAEELNVSVENINAFVLGGHGDTMVPLPRFCTVAGIPITELMSEEKIAALCTRTANGGAEVVKLLKTGSAFYATASGAVTMAESILKDKKRIVPCATYLEGEYGINNLFVGVPVKLGANGVEQIIEINLTDSESAALKKSAGAVKELVDAMKKL